GTCTAACGTTTGTCGTTTGTCAGTtcttatcctttttttttttattgacttaAGAACTGTCgttcttcctattgttttctgtgctttCTTTGTTGGTTCTGTTGTTTTTTGACCTACAGTGAAGCCCGTTTAATGAGATACGACACCACCCTTCAGGTGGCCTGCGGATTCCAGATCCCAGTCCATGATCCCGAATAGTGCATCTCGAATCCCGAGTTGTGGATTTCGGATTCCAAACTCACGGGTTCTTTCGAAATGGATCCTTGATTCCATCGAAATccgtggattccggattccacgcTCAGGATTTCGGATTCCTAAAGCTCAGATTTGCTAGATGCAGGATTCCGGATTCTTTCACACGGGCGAATTGTTTGCCAATGAAGTGTGGAAATAATTGAACGTTTACATGCTTCGGCCGAAGTCCACGGCGTTATTGAACTCAGCGCGTCTTGCTATTGGCGCGGCTTGTTCCTTTGGTTGATTAAAAGTTTCCCAATCAAATAAGGCACCAAAGGTCATTTAAGCTATCCAGTGTGCATGATCCACAGATGCATATACACAATGTTGTGATGCTTTTCGATATTACCGGTTTATCACTGAAGCTACTTCAATCGTTACAAAGAGCTTGCGTTGTTAAGTAAAATAAGATTTTCAATCGATTTCTATCTTTACTAACCTTAACTGACACCGCGTCTTCGTTGTAGTCAGCGGAAATCGCAtattttgagccatttttccttTGGAAAGTCAAGTGAAAAGAATTCACTATTTCAGTGGCTTTAGTGTCCCGCTTTGAAGTAATTTTGCCTGAATAATGTAGAATGTCAGAAATGTTAAAAGAAGCCCCTAACCTTTCCCAGACATGTCGTTCTTTCTTGCCCTACATAAAACAGTATTCAACTTACTTAATTCTCCTTCTCCTGTCCCACTTGAGCTAAGTGACTCGCCATCGAAGGTCATGAATTTTCCGCTTACCATCGACCAGATGAGGTATTTTTCATTATCCCTCATagtgacaataattattttcctgTAGATACAAATGGTTCTACTGAATAAAACAAATAGGGTGGGCATTAAGATATAACAACAGATGCAGACTGGATAAGACATCCTAACGCCCCTCATTAAAACACTAGCATATTCAGTAGTGAGGTGAAACTTTTATATCACAACTCGCTCAAACAATTTGATTGTCAATCATGCAACTCTTTCTAAAGAACCGTAACTTTTAGACGAAAAGGATCTCTTATCAAAGGTTCGATGATTGAACTAGCCGTATTTCAGTAAACGTTAGTTTTAAAATGATACCAGTTAAAATTGCCAATCCTGCCGAGGTAAAAACGAACTTTTTACGCTTTTAAAATTACCTTGTATATACTGCGGAATGATAAGTGAAAATACCTTTCCAAAACTCAAATTTGATTACCAGAGAAATTGAGCTCGAGGCGCAAGGACGCTCTTTGTCTTGTAAAATTTGACAGAACCACTTGATCCAGTCATTTTATacagaataaaccggaatatttTAAGAACTGCACAACACTTTAAAAATGTAACGGAAAAAAGGACACATCACGTGGAGCTAAATTGGTGTACCTTTCTACTTGTTAATGGATACCGTCATTTGGATGGTGTTTCATTGTGCTTCTTCCCTTAGATCATGTGACAGCAAAACGCATGGTAAACCTTTCAAGCTATATTTTTTACCTGGCTTTTCCTAAGTTTTGGTCTCTGAGGACATTAGGCTCAGCATTTCGAATCGATGAAACGCTTAAAAAAGATCAAAAGTTTTGGACCTTAAAAAGTGAAACAAGTCAGTGCAACTGTCCATtaatgaaaaatataaaaaaccaaaacacaaaaactaatttttataaatttttaaaattcaaaatttttccttttcttctacCTGATTCGTACGATTTTCAGATTGCATTTCACTTTTctaggaaaatgaaaaattgctGTTAATCTCAATTTCTCAGGATAATTGCGGAACTCTGTTTTCGTTGGGGTAATGTTTCAGCTCGTTTCAGATTGTACGCCGTCAGAGAAAAATCTCGAACATTTCCCTTTCTAACACTTGCTTGCAGTTTTCAAAGATTTGAAAACCTACTACAAGACGTCATTCATTTGTGCACCAAAAAACACTCCAGAGAAAACAGCATTAACAGCGAAACTGTCTGACCTGAGTgtacttgtttttgaaaaagaaaacacagatACACAGATATGAAGTCGGCAGCGAGTCTTCTCTGAGATCTCTACATTCATCTTTCGTCATATATAAGAGAATGTCACAATCAATATttcaaaggttcttttgttcgtTTGTGTAAGCATTTTATAAGcgacaaaagaagaagaaaccagATCCTCGCGGGAAATTAAATCACTAGAGCACATTAGGGAGTTTGTCTGTTTATccgtgaaaattgaaaaaaaaaagcctgctTTCGGTAGATAACTCTGACGTTAGAGCAAATGTGCGTCACATATACAAATCTCGCTCGTTTTGCAGGCATTTTCAATTTCGTCTTTCGTGAAAAAACGATGAGGTCACATGCCCCGTACATGCACATCAGGGAGTTTGTCTGTTTATccgtgaaatttgaaaaaaaatggctgCTTTCGGTAGTTAACTCTGACGTTAGACCAAAGGTGCATCACATGTACAAATCTCGCTCGTTTTGCAGGCATTTTCAATTTCGTCTTTCGT
The genomic region above belongs to Montipora capricornis isolate CH-2021 chromosome 8, ASM3666992v2, whole genome shotgun sequence and contains:
- the LOC138059864 gene encoding uncharacterized protein, coding for MRDNEKYLIWSMVSGKFMTFDGESLSSSGTGEGELSKITSKRDTKATEIVNSFHLTFQRKNGSKYAISADYNEDAVSVKELTDVSPNATVAFVPQLFGGGPFSALILKTESSSTTTTKCIASNRSGTLTLKKFDGFSPHPDTLFIITEA